Proteins from a single region of Candidatus Brocadiia bacterium:
- a CDS encoding DRTGG domain-containing protein, with protein MNKLVIASMEKSAGKTNFIIGLARALGTKIGYMKPFGERLVYQKKRLWDYDSALIAGVMELKESPDEMTIGFEYAKLKYMYDDERRSKKLLAMVETMGKGKDVLLVEGGSNLKCGGGAGLDPISVAKYINGRLYIIISGNEDTIIDNATFLKNHVNLKGVDFGGVIINKVKNVDDFNENYLSSITELGLKVLGVLPYKPELTHLTVNNLNYRLFAKVLTGENLLNRTVKHIFIGAGSAEMALKSTLFQKEDKLIITSGDRSDMIIAAIETNSAGIILTNNIMPQSNIISKASEKNTPLLLVSQDTYQVAKQIESIEPLLAKEDSVRIDILTKLVKEHVDIKKVI; from the coding sequence ATGAATAAATTAGTGATTGCATCTATGGAAAAGAGCGCCGGCAAGACCAATTTCATCATCGGGCTGGCCCGGGCGCTGGGCACTAAAATCGGCTATATGAAACCGTTTGGGGAGCGGCTGGTCTACCAGAAAAAACGGCTCTGGGATTACGATTCGGCCCTGATTGCCGGGGTGATGGAGCTTAAGGAAAGCCCGGATGAAATGACCATAGGATTCGAGTATGCCAAGCTCAAGTATATGTACGATGACGAACGGCGCAGCAAGAAATTACTGGCAATGGTTGAGACCATGGGCAAGGGCAAAGATGTCCTGCTGGTTGAAGGCGGCAGCAACCTGAAATGCGGCGGCGGGGCCGGACTGGACCCCATATCAGTTGCCAAATACATTAACGGCAGGCTTTATATCATTATCAGCGGCAATGAGGATACTATCATCGATAACGCCACTTTTCTGAAAAATCATGTTAACCTCAAAGGCGTTGATTTCGGCGGCGTGATTATCAACAAGGTGAAGAATGTCGACGACTTTAACGAGAACTACCTGAGCAGCATTACCGAATTAGGATTGAAAGTGCTGGGCGTATTGCCTTACAAGCCGGAGCTGACGCACCTGACGGTGAATAACCTGAATTACCGGTTGTTTGCCAAGGTTCTTACCGGCGAAAACCTGTTGAACCGCACGGTGAAGCATATTTTCATCGGGGCCGGCTCGGCCGAGATGGCGCTGAAGAGCACGCTTTTCCAGAAGGAAGACAAGTTGATTATTACCAGCGGCGACCGTTCGGATATGATTATCGCGGCCATAGAAACTAACAGCGCCGGGATAATCCTGACAAACAATATCATGCCCCAGTCGAACATTATTTCCAAGGCGTCCGAGAAGAACACGCCTCTTTTGCTGGTCAGCCAGGACACCTACCAGGTTGCCAAACAGATAGAATCTATCGAGCCGTTGCTGGCCAAGGAAGATTCGGTCCGGATAGATATTCTGACCAAGCTGGTCAAGGAACACGTGGACATAAAGAAAGTAATTTAG
- the gyrA gene encoding DNA gyrase subunit A → MKENKDPKEQKQPAPEKPSSNEKGQLAISVEQNGNIQELAIENEMKDSYLNYAMSVIVSRALPDVRDGLKPSQRRILVAMNDLNLGPRSKFRKCAKICGDTSGNYHPHGEQVVYPTLVRMAQDFSCRYILVDGQGNFGSVDGDPPAAMRYTEARMSDFASLLMKDLDMGTVDFQPNYDETRDEPKVLPSAFPNLLCNGASGIAVGMATSIPPHNIIEVADGIIKIIDKPTATIEELMEIVKGPDFPTGGIICGAQGIRDAYLTGRGIITVRSKVTTEEGKQGKNSIIITEIPYNQEKAKIIERIATLVKEGRIQGVSDIRDESDRDGMRIVVELKRGEEDQIVVNQLFENTSLQDNFSIVMISLVNGRPETLNLKQMLVAYKDHRIEVIRRRTKFLLDKAEAEAHILEGLVIAVDNIDDIVHLIKKSKSIEEARGKLIKKYSLSEIQADAILRMQLSRLTGLEREKLETDLKALKEKIRDFKAILADENLVLDIIKEDLYEMKEKYGDKRRTEIMKRALKDFSIEELITEEETVVVITHEGYIKRVPLTSYRKQQRGGKGVIGTETKEGDFVEHLFVASTHDYILFFTDIGKVHWVKVYDIPEMSRTAKGRALINLIRFNQKEKITEAIPVGTFDKGFLLMATAKGLVKKTTLSEYGNPQKGGIIALKLEADDRLIGVRTTSGKDHIILGTQDGMSIRFPEENARPMGRATYGVTGIRLKKGDLVRDMVIMDKNASLLSVCEKGYGKRTSFDEYRIQRRGGSGIRNIKTSDRNGKLIGLKEVTDKDEIMLMTQKGMAVRMPVSGLRSIGRNTQGVRLISMQPSDKVVSVARVCPEEVEDEEKTPNLPTPKG, encoded by the coding sequence ATGAAAGAGAATAAAGACCCCAAGGAACAAAAACAGCCCGCGCCGGAGAAGCCCAGTTCCAACGAAAAAGGGCAATTAGCCATCTCCGTTGAACAAAACGGCAATATCCAGGAACTAGCCATCGAGAACGAGATGAAGGACTCGTATCTCAACTACGCTATGAGCGTAATCGTCTCGCGCGCCCTACCGGACGTCCGGGACGGTCTCAAACCCTCGCAACGGCGCATACTGGTAGCTATGAACGACCTCAACCTCGGACCGCGCTCTAAGTTCCGTAAATGCGCCAAGATCTGCGGCGACACTTCAGGTAACTACCACCCGCACGGCGAGCAGGTGGTTTACCCAACGCTGGTCCGGATGGCCCAGGATTTCTCCTGCCGTTACATATTAGTGGACGGCCAGGGCAACTTCGGCTCCGTAGACGGTGACCCGCCGGCCGCCATGCGTTATACCGAGGCGCGCATGTCCGACTTCGCCTCGCTGCTCATGAAAGACCTGGATATGGGCACGGTTGACTTCCAGCCCAACTACGACGAGACGCGCGATGAACCCAAGGTCCTGCCCTCGGCCTTTCCCAATTTATTATGCAACGGCGCATCCGGCATCGCCGTCGGTATGGCCACCAGCATCCCGCCCCACAACATAATCGAAGTGGCCGACGGAATCATCAAAATCATCGACAAGCCGACCGCAACCATAGAAGAACTGATGGAAATAGTAAAAGGCCCGGACTTCCCCACCGGCGGCATCATCTGCGGCGCCCAGGGCATCCGCGACGCCTATCTGACCGGCCGGGGCATCATTACCGTCCGATCCAAGGTCACCACCGAGGAAGGCAAGCAGGGCAAGAACAGCATCATCATCACCGAAATCCCGTATAACCAGGAAAAAGCCAAGATTATCGAACGCATCGCCACGCTGGTCAAAGAAGGCCGCATCCAGGGCGTGTCCGACATCCGGGACGAATCGGACCGCGACGGCATGCGCATCGTGGTCGAGCTCAAACGCGGCGAGGAAGACCAAATCGTCGTCAACCAGCTCTTCGAGAACACCTCGCTCCAGGACAACTTCAGCATCGTAATGATTTCGCTGGTCAACGGCCGGCCGGAAACACTAAACCTAAAACAGATGCTGGTCGCCTACAAGGACCACCGCATCGAGGTCATCCGCCGCCGGACCAAGTTCCTGCTGGACAAAGCCGAAGCCGAAGCGCACATCCTCGAAGGCCTGGTCATCGCCGTCGACAACATCGACGACATCGTCCACCTGATAAAGAAATCCAAGAGCATCGAAGAAGCCCGGGGAAAGCTGATAAAGAAATATTCCCTGTCCGAGATTCAGGCCGACGCCATCCTGCGCATGCAATTATCACGGCTGACCGGGCTGGAACGCGAGAAGCTCGAAACCGACCTCAAGGCGCTTAAGGAAAAAATACGCGACTTCAAGGCCATCCTGGCCGACGAGAACCTGGTCCTGGACATCATAAAAGAAGATCTCTACGAGATGAAAGAAAAATACGGCGACAAACGCCGGACCGAAATAATGAAGCGGGCGCTCAAGGATTTTTCCATAGAAGAATTGATTACCGAGGAAGAAACCGTCGTGGTCATCACCCACGAGGGCTACATCAAGCGCGTACCGCTGACCAGCTACCGCAAACAACAGCGCGGCGGCAAGGGCGTCATCGGCACCGAAACCAAGGAAGGCGACTTCGTCGAGCACCTCTTCGTCGCCTCGACCCACGATTACATATTATTCTTCACCGACATCGGAAAGGTACACTGGGTCAAGGTCTACGACATCCCTGAAATGTCGCGCACTGCCAAGGGCCGGGCGCTCATCAACCTCATCCGCTTCAACCAGAAGGAAAAGATTACCGAAGCCATCCCGGTGGGCACCTTCGACAAAGGCTTCCTGCTGATGGCCACGGCCAAGGGGCTGGTCAAGAAAACCACCCTGTCCGAATACGGCAACCCGCAAAAGGGCGGCATCATCGCACTAAAACTGGAAGCCGACGACCGGCTTATTGGAGTGCGAACCACTTCCGGCAAGGACCACATCATCCTGGGCACCCAGGACGGTATGTCCATCAGGTTCCCGGAAGAAAACGCCCGCCCGATGGGCCGGGCCACTTACGGCGTCACCGGCATCCGCCTCAAGAAAGGCGACCTGGTCCGCGATATGGTCATAATGGACAAGAACGCATCACTCCTGTCCGTCTGCGAAAAGGGCTACGGCAAACGCACCAGCTTCGACGAATACCGCATCCAGCGCCGGGGCGGCTCGGGCATCCGCAACATAAAGACCTCGGACCGCAACGGCAAACTCATCGGGCTAAAAGAGGTCACCGACAAGGACGAGATAATGCTGATGACCCAAAAAGGTATGGCCGTGCGCATGCCGGTCAGCGGGCTGAGAAGTATCGGGCGCAACACACAGGGCGTGCGGTTGATTTCCATGCAACCCAGCGACAAGGTCGTCTCCGTGGCACGCGTCTGCCCCGAAGAAGTCGAAGACGAAGAAAAGACGCCCAATCTCCCCACCCCCAAAGGTTAA
- a CDS encoding acetate--CoA ligase family protein, with protein sequence MMKNNNADIKYLFEPRSIAVIGASQQPGKIGYKIVENIVASGYKGKIYPVNPKGGQLLGVDSYERIEDIKGDVDVATIVIPAEMVLESLKGCAEKNVKFLSIITSGFSEIGNIELENKITAYALEHDMRLLGPNIFGFYSAASSLNATFGPKNIKPGNVAIITQSGALGVAMIGKTAVENIGLSSIISVGNKADLDETDLLEYLTEHDGTKVIFMYIEGVKNGAKLVKALKATARAKPVVVVKSGRSKRGAIAAASHTGSLAGSDEIFDDIMRQCNVLRAESIKEALEWCKFFANTAIPAGENTVIITNGGGIGVMATDACEKYGVKLYDNYETLKSTFSKVMPYFGSAKNPVDLTGQAGPSHYNTAFAASLKHKDIDALISLYCETAVFDIDNFSGIIEATYKNYRAAQKPIVFCLLGGEKSDVCIRMLRQRDVPVFSDPYEAVSCMGAMYSYYRALAVKTEPASKCRIDSPVIDGIIKKARADNRSFLLSNEGQAVIKSADISVPQSHIAHSIQEAVKFSEQVGYPVVMKVVSKDILHKSDVGGVALDLANKNEVIEAYEAIIHNCRSHNPHALIEGVSVDEMVKPGTELIIGARRDPSFGPIVMFGLGGIYVEVMKDVAFRAWPAGRREITDMLKEIKSYPLLLGVRGEARKDIDSVVDTIIKVGAIISESKGISDIEINPLVAYEQGVKAVDVRILLTKN encoded by the coding sequence ATGATGAAGAACAACAACGCCGATATAAAATACTTGTTCGAGCCGCGCTCCATCGCCGTCATCGGCGCGTCGCAGCAGCCGGGCAAAATCGGTTATAAGATAGTCGAGAATATCGTGGCCAGCGGATATAAGGGAAAGATATACCCGGTCAACCCCAAGGGCGGGCAGCTACTGGGCGTTGATTCGTATGAACGCATCGAGGATATCAAAGGCGACGTCGACGTGGCTACTATCGTCATCCCGGCCGAGATGGTTTTGGAATCTCTAAAAGGCTGCGCCGAGAAGAACGTCAAGTTCCTGTCCATCATCACCTCGGGCTTTTCCGAAATCGGCAACATCGAGCTGGAGAATAAGATAACGGCTTACGCCCTGGAGCACGATATGCGCCTGTTGGGGCCGAACATATTCGGTTTTTATTCGGCAGCCAGTTCGCTGAACGCCACCTTCGGGCCGAAGAACATCAAGCCGGGCAATGTGGCTATCATCACCCAGAGCGGCGCTTTGGGCGTGGCTATGATAGGCAAGACGGCGGTGGAGAACATCGGGCTGTCCTCGATTATCTCGGTCGGCAACAAGGCCGACCTGGACGAGACCGACCTGCTCGAGTACCTGACTGAGCACGACGGCACCAAGGTGATATTTATGTATATCGAAGGCGTCAAGAACGGGGCCAAGCTGGTCAAGGCGCTCAAGGCCACGGCTCGGGCCAAGCCGGTGGTGGTGGTCAAGTCCGGCCGGTCCAAGCGCGGCGCCATCGCGGCCGCGTCGCATACCGGCTCGCTGGCCGGCTCGGACGAGATATTCGATGACATCATGCGCCAGTGCAACGTGCTCCGGGCCGAGAGCATCAAGGAGGCGCTGGAATGGTGCAAGTTTTTCGCCAATACGGCCATACCGGCCGGTGAAAACACGGTAATAATCACCAACGGCGGCGGCATCGGCGTTATGGCCACCGACGCCTGCGAGAAGTACGGCGTCAAGCTCTATGATAATTACGAAACGTTAAAATCGACATTCTCCAAAGTGATGCCTTATTTCGGTTCGGCCAAGAACCCGGTTGACCTGACCGGCCAGGCCGGGCCGTCGCATTATAACACGGCCTTCGCGGCTTCGCTCAAGCATAAGGACATCGACGCGCTCATTTCGCTTTATTGCGAAACGGCCGTGTTCGACATCGATAATTTCTCGGGCATAATCGAGGCGACATACAAGAATTACCGGGCGGCGCAAAAGCCCATCGTTTTTTGCCTGCTGGGCGGCGAGAAGTCGGACGTGTGCATCCGGATGCTCCGCCAGCGGGACGTGCCGGTTTTCAGCGACCCGTACGAGGCGGTATCGTGCATGGGCGCGATGTATTCGTACTACCGCGCCTTAGCCGTCAAAACGGAGCCGGCGTCCAAATGCCGGATAGACAGTCCGGTCATAGACGGCATCATAAAGAAAGCCCGGGCTGACAACCGGAGCTTCCTGCTCTCCAACGAAGGCCAGGCGGTCATCAAGTCGGCGGATATCTCGGTGCCGCAGAGCCATATCGCGCATAGTATCCAGGAAGCCGTAAAGTTCAGCGAGCAGGTCGGGTATCCGGTGGTGATGAAGGTCGTTTCCAAGGATATCCTACACAAGAGCGACGTGGGCGGCGTGGCGCTGGACCTGGCCAACAAGAACGAGGTGATAGAGGCATATGAAGCCATTATCCATAACTGCCGGAGCCATAATCCGCACGCCTTAATTGAGGGCGTGTCGGTGGACGAGATGGTCAAGCCCGGGACGGAGCTGATTATCGGGGCCCGGCGCGACCCGTCGTTCGGACCCATCGTCATGTTCGGGCTGGGCGGCATATATGTCGAAGTGATGAAAGACGTGGCCTTCCGGGCTTGGCCGGCCGGACGCAGGGAGATAACGGATATGCTGAAAGAAATCAAGTCTTATCCGCTGCTGCTGGGTGTTCGGGGCGAAGCCCGCAAGGACATTGACAGCGTGGTCGACACCATCATCAAGGTCGGCGCCATAATAAGCGAATCCAAAGGCATCTCGGATATCGAAATAAATCCGTTGGTCGCCTATGAACAGGGAGTAAAAGCGGTTGACGTAAGGATACTGCTGACAAAGAATTAA
- a CDS encoding MBL fold metallo-hydrolase, whose product MSIKLKFCGGARTVTGSMHLVKTPSSQVLIDGGLFQGRRDDFYKINSTFSFSLGEVTALALSHAHIDHSGNIPNLVKHGLSCPIHATSATVDLCSLMLPDSGHIQEEDIKFVNKINKRKGQPQREPLYTSNDAIACLGNFKSNYYRQPFKITPDITATFFEAGHVLGAGLILLEIQNGAGIVRLLYAVDLGRKNLPLLRDPDIIQNIDYLIIESTYGNRPHDLVESAKQKLVDVVTRTINRGGKLIIPSFAFERTQEVVYFLSELIRQGKLPMIPIFVDSPLATNITMLFQKHIGYMDAETQKLMAKHLDPFGLNHIRYIRDSAESKELNFDKRPMVIISASGMCEAGRILHHLKNNIENPANTILVVGYMAQNTLGKKIVDRQPIVKIFGEEYKLNAEVVKINSFSAHADKDELFWYIQQLGKSVKRIFVVHGDEEQSEPFTQRLIDAGYKAYLPQKNEEVVLG is encoded by the coding sequence ATGAGTATAAAACTGAAATTTTGCGGCGGGGCCCGGACGGTGACCGGTTCGATGCATCTGGTTAAGACTCCTTCAAGCCAGGTCCTGATTGACGGTGGTCTGTTCCAGGGCCGGCGCGATGATTTCTATAAGATTAATTCGACCTTTTCGTTTTCGCTGGGAGAGGTGACGGCACTGGCGCTTTCGCACGCCCATATCGACCACAGCGGTAATATTCCCAACCTGGTCAAGCACGGGTTGAGCTGTCCTATCCACGCCACTTCGGCTACGGTTGACCTGTGTTCCTTGATGCTGCCGGACAGCGGCCATATCCAGGAGGAAGATATTAAGTTCGTTAATAAGATAAACAAGAGGAAGGGCCAGCCCCAGCGCGAGCCTCTTTATACATCGAACGACGCCATAGCCTGCTTGGGTAATTTTAAGAGCAATTACTACCGCCAGCCGTTCAAGATTACGCCGGATATCACGGCGACCTTTTTCGAGGCCGGGCACGTTTTGGGTGCCGGGCTGATTCTGCTGGAGATACAAAACGGCGCGGGCATTGTCCGCCTGCTTTACGCGGTGGATTTAGGCCGCAAGAACCTGCCGTTGCTGCGCGATCCGGACATCATTCAAAACATTGATTACCTAATTATCGAAAGTACCTACGGTAACCGGCCGCACGATCTGGTGGAAAGCGCCAAGCAGAAGCTGGTTGATGTGGTCACGCGTACAATCAATCGGGGCGGCAAGCTTATCATCCCGTCGTTTGCGTTCGAACGGACGCAGGAGGTGGTTTATTTCTTGTCCGAGCTGATTCGCCAGGGTAAACTGCCGATGATTCCGATTTTTGTGGACAGCCCGCTAGCCACGAATATCACCATGCTTTTCCAGAAACACATCGGCTACATGGACGCCGAGACCCAAAAGCTGATGGCCAAGCATCTGGACCCGTTCGGGCTGAATCATATCCGTTATATCCGCGATTCGGCCGAGTCTAAAGAGCTCAATTTTGATAAGAGACCAATGGTGATTATCTCTGCTTCGGGTATGTGCGAAGCTGGCCGGATACTGCATCACCTGAAGAACAATATCGAAAACCCGGCTAATACGATATTGGTGGTGGGTTATATGGCTCAGAACACTCTGGGAAAGAAGATTGTCGACCGCCAGCCGATAGTCAAGATTTTCGGCGAGGAGTATAAGCTCAACGCCGAGGTGGTTAAGATTAATTCGTTCAGCGCGCACGCGGACAAGGACGAGCTGTTTTGGTATATCCAGCAGTTGGGTAAATCAGTCAAGCGGATATTCGTGGTTCACGGTGATGAAGAACAGTCAGAACCCTTTACCCAGCGGCTGATTGATGCGGGTTACAAGGCATATCTGCCCCAGAAGAATGAGGAAGTGGTGTTGGGATAA
- a CDS encoding gamma-glutamyl-gamma-aminobutyrate hydrolase family protein (Members of this family of hydrolases with an active site Cys residue belong to MEROPS family C26.), which yields MTKPLIGINASFAYNNKYVRVTRTYCQAVLQAGGAPVIIPPIAGNDPDLYIKKLNGIVFTGGADINPSVYGERPLEIKDKHGIAKIIIDEKFNSDMALMKSALRNKIPLLAICYGAQLLNVALKGRLFQDIEHQVKTTVKHLWARHQVYVCDTGLLHKITGKQMIKVYSSHHQAIKTPGAGLIINARAADTVIEGVELPRKIHPFCLGVQWHPEMTIKEPDHLKLFKALISACN from the coding sequence ATGACTAAACCATTAATCGGCATCAACGCCTCGTTCGCATACAACAATAAATACGTACGGGTAACCCGGACTTATTGCCAAGCGGTACTCCAAGCCGGCGGCGCGCCGGTAATCATCCCGCCCATCGCCGGCAATGACCCGGATTTATACATAAAGAAACTCAACGGCATCGTTTTTACCGGCGGCGCCGATATCAACCCGTCTGTTTACGGCGAGCGCCCCCTGGAAATAAAAGACAAACACGGCATCGCCAAAATCATTATAGATGAAAAATTCAACTCCGATATGGCCCTGATGAAATCAGCCCTCAGGAATAAAATACCACTCCTGGCCATCTGCTACGGCGCCCAACTGCTCAACGTCGCCCTCAAGGGCCGGCTCTTTCAGGATATCGAGCACCAGGTCAAAACAACCGTCAAACACCTCTGGGCCCGGCATCAGGTCTACGTCTGCGATACCGGCCTGCTCCATAAAATCACTGGCAAACAAATGATAAAGGTCTATTCCTCGCACCACCAGGCAATCAAGACACCGGGCGCAGGGCTGATAATCAACGCCCGGGCCGCGGACACGGTAATAGAAGGCGTGGAACTTCCCCGGAAAATTCATCCGTTCTGTTTAGGCGTGCAATGGCACCCGGAAATGACTATAAAAGAGCCGGACCACCTTAAATTGTTTAAAGCGCTGATATCGGCGTGTAACTAA
- a CDS encoding GNAT family N-acetyltransferase, which yields MSNNSYLDELKSKYPEKFASEEAIFSHIHAGDHIFVGTACGEPQYLVQAMIKYVESNPKAFFDAEVLQVWTLGVAPYADEKFKDNFRHNSFFIGRSTRAAVAEGAADYTPIFLSAVPDLFRQRLQPIDIALIQTSLPDEHGFMSLGVSVDIVKSAVEAAELVIVQANSQMPRVHGETFINIHDVDFIIQHDEPLLEFETQVSKDTPFKIGKYVAKIIEDGDTIQVGYGSIPNAILASLKDKKHLGVHTELISDGIVELMKSGVIDNSKKSLNRGKTVAAFCMGKKATYEYLNDNPSFEFRPVDYTNNPLVISRISNMAAINSGLEIDLTGEATAESIGKTFYSGIGGQADFMRGAILSPGGKTILTIESTADNGNVSRIVPFIKEGAGVTLNRGDVHYVVSEYGIAYLHGKNIRERAMELIAIAHPKFRPWLVQEAKKLNMIYADQAFIPGKKGEYPEHLETYRTSESGLTLFFRPVRISDEPLLKDFFYSISDQSMYRRFISRRKDMPHERLQEFVIIDYTRELVILAVLQKDEQELIVGVGQYGIDENTHTAEVAFVVRDDQQNKGIGHELLSYLTLLAKKQGLLGFTAQVVQENQPMLHLFESMGFDIQRRNDSGVYEMRMAFRDRPI from the coding sequence ATGAGCAATAATTCTTATCTCGATGAACTGAAGTCGAAATACCCGGAGAAGTTCGCCTCCGAGGAAGCCATATTCAGCCATATTCACGCCGGCGACCATATCTTCGTGGGCACGGCCTGCGGCGAGCCGCAGTACCTGGTTCAGGCCATGATTAAATACGTCGAGTCCAACCCCAAGGCGTTCTTCGACGCCGAGGTGTTGCAGGTCTGGACTCTGGGCGTGGCGCCTTACGCCGACGAGAAGTTCAAGGATAATTTCCGGCATAATTCGTTCTTCATCGGCCGGAGCACCCGGGCGGCCGTGGCCGAGGGCGCGGCTGATTACACCCCGATTTTCCTGTCGGCCGTGCCGGACCTGTTCCGTCAGCGGCTCCAGCCCATTGACATCGCCCTTATCCAGACCTCTTTGCCGGACGAGCACGGTTTTATGAGCCTGGGCGTCAGCGTTGACATCGTCAAGTCGGCGGTCGAGGCGGCCGAGCTGGTGATTGTCCAGGCCAATAGCCAGATGCCCCGGGTGCATGGCGAGACGTTCATCAATATCCACGATGTGGATTTCATCATCCAACACGACGAACCGCTCCTGGAATTCGAAACCCAGGTGTCCAAGGACACGCCGTTTAAAATAGGCAAGTACGTGGCTAAGATAATCGAGGACGGCGACACCATCCAGGTCGGTTACGGCAGCATCCCCAACGCCATCCTGGCCAGCCTGAAGGACAAGAAGCACCTGGGGGTGCATACGGAGCTCATCAGCGACGGCATCGTCGAGCTGATGAAGTCCGGCGTGATTGATAACTCCAAGAAGTCGCTTAACCGGGGCAAGACGGTGGCGGCCTTCTGCATGGGCAAGAAGGCGACTTATGAATACCTCAACGACAACCCCAGCTTTGAGTTCCGGCCGGTGGATTACACCAACAACCCGCTGGTGATTTCACGGATAAGCAATATGGCGGCCATAAATAGCGGTTTGGAGATAGACCTGACCGGCGAGGCCACGGCCGAGTCCATCGGCAAGACCTTTTACAGCGGCATCGGCGGCCAGGCCGATTTCATGCGCGGGGCGATACTTTCGCCCGGCGGCAAGACCATCCTGACCATCGAGTCCACGGCCGATAACGGCAACGTCTCGCGCATCGTGCCATTCATAAAGGAAGGCGCCGGCGTGACCCTGAATCGGGGCGACGTCCATTACGTGGTCAGCGAATACGGCATCGCTTACCTGCACGGCAAGAACATCCGCGAGCGGGCCATGGAGTTAATCGCCATCGCACATCCCAAGTTTCGGCCCTGGCTGGTACAGGAAGCCAAGAAGCTTAATATGATTTACGCCGACCAAGCCTTTATACCGGGCAAGAAGGGCGAATACCCGGAACATCTGGAGACCTACCGGACTTCGGAGTCGGGCCTGACCCTGTTTTTCAGGCCGGTCCGGATAAGCGACGAGCCGCTTCTGAAGGATTTCTTTTATTCGATTTCGGACCAGAGCATGTACCGGCGGTTCATTTCCCGGCGCAAGGATATGCCCCACGAACGCCTGCAGGAATTCGTCATCATAGATTATACCAGGGAACTGGTCATCCTGGCCGTATTGCAGAAGGACGAGCAGGAACTGATAGTCGGCGTCGGCCAGTACGGCATAGACGAGAATACCCACACGGCCGAGGTGGCCTTTGTGGTCAGGGACGACCAGCAGAATAAGGGCATCGGGCACGAACTGCTGTCCTACCTGACCTTGCTGGCCAAGAAACAGGGCTTGCTGGGGTTCACGGCGCAGGTGGTCCAGGAAAACCAGCCGATGCTGCACTTGTTCGAGTCGATGGGATTTGACATCCAGCGCCGGAATGATTCGGGCGTCTACGAGATGCGAATGGCATTCAGGGATAGGCCCATTTAG